DNA sequence from the Bombus huntii isolate Logan2020A chromosome 7, iyBomHunt1.1, whole genome shotgun sequence genome:
TTCGTtattctctgtttcttttcttttaacaTTTACAACTCTGTCGCGTTCAATCAATCGAAGCTAACGCTGAAAATTTCTACGTATCCGCAGCGGGAATAGTTTCAGCCGACTACGACCATGGCTGGCATGCCGACAACGAGTACACTTATCTTGTACGAAGTCGAACATTAACCAGTTTGGGTGAATTATCCGATCAGCACACCGGTATCCTGATGAAAGCATTGCTCACGATACAAGTCAAAGATCCTCAGATGCTAACTGCGAAGGTGTCGCATGCTCAATACGCTCGAATCCTCAAATCTTTACCGGAAGGCTGGGACACTGAGATTTCTGACCAAATGTTGGAACTCCGTGACATGCCCTTTTCTGGTAAACCGTTCAGTATCAAGCTGAAACATGGCGTGATCAGGGACATCATCGTGGATCGTACCATCCCAACCTGGGAGGTGAACATCCTGAAGAGTATCGTTAGCCAGTTGCAACTAGACACCCTGGGTGAGAACGTGATAAGAACGATGGAAATGCAGATTCCGACCGACCAAGAACCGTACGGAATGTTCAGAGTTATGGAAGATTCAGTTGGCGGAAAATGCGAAGTTCTTTACGATATCACGCCGCTGTCAGAGCAAATCGTCCATATGCAACCAGAATTGGTTCCTATGCCGAAGTTGAAGGGAGATGGACGGTATATTGATATCCGCAAATCGAAGAACTTCGACAAATGTGATCAGAGGGTGAACTATCAGTTTGGTATAACTGGCAACAAGCAATGGGAAGCTGGGTCCAATAAGAATGGAAAATTCTTCTCGGTGAGTAGTTTGGATCGTTGATGATATTACAGGAATGTTAGAAGCCGGACAGTATCTTTGACGGTATTTTGATAGAAAGTTGGAATTCTGTGCCAATCCCTGAACCACGTTAACCCCTTAATAGCGTAATAGAATGAAAATGGAGAATTCGGATGGAACGAACGATCCAGGAATAACTATTTCTTTGTCGACAGTGTTTCTTGCGTTTCTTGTATCTGGACACAGGAAACACAGATCTCCGATCGTTTATAGGCGATGAATATCGATAATGGTATTGCAGGATCTTTACTACAATTAGTTTATCtaaaatggattaaacagatgtTGGTTAAACAGTaaacgatggttgtttaacgtgaactaaatACAATAACGTGTTATAATTGAGACAACGAAATAGTTAAtttgcaactctcgtcaccacGGTTCCAACgcactctctgacttctcaactAACACCGACTGTTAATTCGTTTTTCTCCTGtagcatccctttgtcttttgtctTTGCGCCACCACGTAGGGTTTTTCCGCGAAACTATTCGCTTGAGGGGCCGACGATACATTGTTGGGCCTGTCGGCCCACTTCGGCTTTCTCGCGACTTTGTTTATAGTATAGGTGATGTTAAACAAGATTTTTAATGTTGCAGCAATCTGCGACGAGCAGAATCGTCATCTCAGGAACGCTGAAGGATTACACCATCCAATCGGCGGTGACTACCAACATAATGCACGTGAGCCCAAGATTCTACGACCAGGGACACGGGTTGGTAGCCAGCAGGATGAATGTAACCTTGGCCAACGTGAAGAAAATTACGAGTCCTCTGCCCAAACCGAGCACTCCGGAATCCACTGGCAACCTGGTTTACACTTACAGCAATCCTCACTCAGATATGGAGGAACGCAGAACCGGCAAGGTAGTCGAGGATTCGGATAAGATGATGGTTTCGGATAGCGTCAGTTCTATTAGCTCGAGCGAAGAAGCCACGAAGGGTCAGAATCTTCGAAGCTTATCATCTGACTCGTCCAGCTCGTCCAGTTCGATTTCCAGCAGCGAGGAGGACCATTACTGGCAGCCTAAACCTACGATGGAAGATGCTCCTCAGAATCCTTTGTCGCCCCTATACATTGGCTACCGCGGcaaatttattggaaaatctAATGAAGTGGACGTTGTAGCGAAAAGCAAAGAACTTATTTCCCAAATGGCCAACGAGATGGAAGATCCGAACAACATGTATAAAAACGAAGTTCTCGAGAAGTTCACGATCCTGTGCCATCTACTTCGTACGATGAATAAGGAGCAAATGTTACAAGTCGATAAGGACGTACGTATTTCTCCTCAAGAGCTGAAATCGATGGGCAAGACTGTGGGCCCTAAACAAAACGCTTGGACCATATTGAAATCCGCTATCGCTCAAACTGGAACTGGACCAGCCTTTTTGGTTATCAAGTACTGGATCGAGATGAAGGAAGTGGATTCCAACAGAGCTGCAGATCTCTTGACTAAACTTCCCAAGACAGCTCGCGCACCTACTGCTGAATACATCAAGGAATTCTTCGTGAGTATCTATCGTATACGAAGTTGATTTGtgataatattaattcataatatatgaaattttcaattgtaACAATAATGTTTTACGATGTACTGAATCTTCTTGAATTTGCGTTTCCCAGAAACTAGCTACAGGTGAGAGAGTGAAGAACGATCTAGCCATCAGCGGCCCGGCGATCATAGCATTCAGCGAGTTGGTCTATAACGCTCAAGTGAACGGAAGGAGAATGCACAATCAGTATCCGGTGCATACGTATGGTCGTCTCACGTCCAAACACGATCAGGCAGTTACCGAATATTACATCCCCTACCTGGAGAAGGAATTGACGAAAGCTGTGGAAAGTGGCCAAAGCACTGTTATTCAGACTTACATCATGGCTTTGGGTAATATCGGTCATCCGAAGATTCTGCCCGTTTTCGAGCCTTACCTGGAAGGCAAAGTACAGATGACGGTGTTCCAGAGGACGCTGATGGTCTCAGCTCTAGCCAAACTGGCTGAAGGTTTTCCAAAATTGGCGCGTTCGATTTTGTACAAGATCTATCTGAACACCATGGAAGACCACCAAGTGCGTTGCACCGCTGTCTTCATTCTGATGAAGACCAACCCTCCGTTAACCATGTTACAACGAATGGCAGAATTTACCAAGGTCGACAAGAACAAACAAGTGAACTCGGCCGTGAAGTCGACTCTGGAGAGTCTGGCGGACCTGAAGGACCCCGAATATCAAACGCTGGTGAAGAAAGCTCGCGCCGCAAAGAGGCTACTGAGTCCAAGCGATTACAGCTACCATTACTCTCACGGATACGTCACCGAATCGATGACTGACGGAGGGAATATAATTTCTCATATGTTCCTGAAGTACATTGGCAGCGATGATAGCCTGATTCCTAGCGCTATATACTACGGCGTGTACTCTTCTTACGGAGACTTCAAGTTCCCTCCGTTCGAAGTGGTAACCATGGTTTCGAGCATTAAGTCCATTCTAGAGTTGAAGACTAACccgaaagaaagagaaggtaTCGTATTGGCGGCTGAGAAGATCGCCGAACAGTTGCATATCATTCCTGACGAATCTGTTCCTCTGGAAGGAAACTTGATGTGGAACGGGAAGTACGGAGCGAAGTTCTTCCCCTTCGATAAGACCTCTCTCACTCTATTCCATGAATGTAAGTGTTTCTAAATATTTGacgttttaacgatatttttcattaaatacgAAACGATTTGTAGATAATTCTTTATTCGTAGATAACAAGATTATCTACTTTTTGCGAAGGTCAGAGCGCTTCTGACGTTTCTACTAATTTAATAGTATCCAAGATTCAGgttattttaacgaaatcGTATGTTAATCGTGTATCGTTTGTAATTCTAGTGCTTCTCATGTATCTGAAGGGCGAAAGGGAAGGAAAGCTCGTCAACCGATTAGGATcctacgatataacatatggCTTCCCCACAGAAACCGGATTGCCATTCGTCTATAGTTTTGAACTACCTTTGCTTCTCAAGATCACTGGAGATATGAACAACGAGGTGAAGCTTCCAAAGACTATCAAAGCGAAAACCGATTTTCGTATACTCTATGCAATGAAGATTCAAGGAAGAATTGGTTTCGTCACGCCCTTCGAGCACCGGCAGTACATTGCCGGCGTCGATCTGGACTTTAACATTCACCTACCAATGAAACTGCTTCTGGATGTGGACCTACCTAAGGGCAGCTTCGAAGTAAAGATTTGGCCATTGAAGGGAGAAGAAAAGGCACGATTATTGCATTATAGCGTCGTTCCATACGTCGCCAGTCACAACATTTTGGATTTACAGCCTCTGCTCACCGAGAGAACAACACAAACACTAATTCCCGACGTTATCCATTTCGATACTACCCCAGATTCGTATCTGGTGAAGATGGACATGGAAGTTGACAAATCTTACAACTACGATGATTGGCTTAACATGGACATCAATGACTTGTTCGATATTGTTATGACTCCATGGACCTTGGATAACGACAACTACCGCAAAGTAGACATCTTGCTGAATCTGAAACGCGAACAGGTGGCACCATTTGTGTTCAAAATATCGTATGACTATATGGAAATGGCACCCAACGCTGAAGACGCTAAACTATGGACACCCAAAGCTACAGCCACGGTTCCATCCGACACGAAGCCTGACAGCGAAGTTCGTAGGAAGCAATGGATGGACGAGGCTGCCAAGGGTATCAAATTGGCCAAATCACAAGTGATAGATATTGCAGTAGAAATTCCATTGACAAGCGAAGAGAGTATCGGGAACGTTATAACCGTCGCCACGGCTAACAGCGAAGTTGAGAAGAAAGCACGAACGCTGGTATATTGGAGCCTTGAAACCTTGTTCGAAGTCTGCGCGACTTCCCAGACGAAGGTCACGCCAGACAACGCGGTGTTCTACGATCAGGTCGCTCAAATGAAACCTAAGGTAGAATTTAATGCAGATTTGCTCATTGGAAGGTACTGTTCCACTGGTCACCAGTTGAACATGGACGGTGAAGCTACCCAGAGTAAAGAGTTAAGGGAACGGATCAAGAATCTACCTTTAATCAAAATCTGCGAGAAACAAATGCAGCAGGGTAACAAGATCCTTCGAGCCTGTCAAAATGCTGCTGCGATCTCTATGCTTCTTGATCAAATATCTATCTCCGTGGACTTCCAATCGCCGTCTATCACGACCTATATCACCAAGGCTCTCACCACCGTAATAAACAACGATTATTTGGATGATTACGCGGACATTCGCACAGAGTTAATGGATCCTAAGATGACCGGCAAGAAGAAGATCGACATCATAGCCAATCTGACCAACGATTTGGAAAAAGCTAACTTATTAATCTCTACTCCGACTATGAACATTTACGTCAACGACTTAGACCTGTCTGcttttgaaatttctacggAGGACGTTCTGATGGCTGCAGACGAGGACATGGATATTCAAAACCTCTTGTACAATGAGGACGAATGTGAGTttgtataattataacaattgtGAAATCACTTTTTCAACTGTGCTTACGTCGCATCATCAGCTAGTTATATTATCGATTCGAGAGTAGAATACGAAGCTGACATTTTAGTAATTTTTGAACTGAGCGCGTAGTAATTCCAAACTTCTCAGTAGATATCAAACTTCCACTAGGAAAAGGGACGTGGATCTgattgattatttttattacaatgtCTACTAATTTTTCTTATCGATCAAAACTGTTACTTTTGCATCGTTTACTTTTACAGCCGCCTGTATATTGGATAAAACCAGGGCGCAAACATTCGATAGCAGAGAGTACCCCCTGAGATTAGGCAACTGCTGGCACGTCGTCATGACCACGTATCCTCGTGCGAACCCAGATAATCCGGACGAGAGGATGCGTATGCACAAATTGGACAGCGCGAGTATCCTCATTCGTGATATGGAAAACGGACAGAGggaaataaaagttttactTGGTGACAAGGAGATCAAATTTGTACCTACTTCGACCCTACCGAAAGTTTTCGTGAACGAACAACTCGTCAAGATATCTAAGGACATGAGTTGGCAGGAAAAGGAGGACGACGAGGTCTTGTTCGAGATCTTCGAAATCGGTGATCACTCTATCGGCCTGGTTTCTGACGAATACGAATTGAACATTGTTTACGATGGAAAACGTTTAATGATCAAGGTAAATAACAAAGTAtagatttaaattaatttcttgctCGAATATCCTCCGTAGATAGCCATTAATCCTTCTAGCCTTCTGTAATTGTTTCTGAAAAATTAAGAACTAATCATACGTTTTCATACTAACATTTGGAAATGTATAAAAAGTGTATCCGCTTGCTTTCTGAGCAGATCGCATACCAAGGAAGTAATTTCGCTTTAAAAACGGAATTAATCATTTTCTGACATTTGATTCGAAAGATACGCGAACAGCAACGGATTAAACGACGTctgatgaaataaaaaatcaacggcttaattaataatatatcgaAATTCGTAGGCGGGCGACAAATTCCGCAAAGCCATCCGTGGTCTCTGTGGTAACTACGACGGAAAGCCGATCAACGATTTTACGGCTCCCAGGAGTTGCATTCTTCGAAAACCCGAGCTATTCATCGCCAGCTACGCTCTGACCAAGAACCGCTGCGAGGGCGAGTCTTTTGAGAACTCGAAATTACTGCCGAACAGCGAATGCGTATACGAAGATAGGAATCATTTGAGCAACGTGATCAGCGACATGGAATCTGGACGAAGAGATACCGAGGAATCAAACTGGGGATACCATACAAACGTCAAAAGCAAACAGTGCACCATCCTGAAGACTCACATGACGGAGACTGATAACACGATATGCTTCACGATTCGTCAAGTGCCTTTCTGCGCACCTGGCTGCGGGGCTACCGAAACGAAATCAAAAGATTATCAATACCACTGCATGAAGAGGAACGCAACAGCGCTGGCCTTGAAAGCCAGAATCGAGAAGGGTGCCAAACCCGATCTCAGCCAGAAATCAGTTACCTTAAACGCACCCATCAACGTTCCTCTTGCTTGCAAGGCCTAATTCCGGTGTACCTTGCTTACCTACCTCATATACTTACATATTTTTGCTAGTATCTgcgataattttatatttagctTGTAATCCAATGttttagtaaaatttactCTTTTCAATACCTGCGgtgtttttatattatttgttttactTCTCTTGTCATATAGTTTTAGATCGTCAAACTGTTGGAAGCATGCATCATAAAAAAATTGTCGTGCCATTCTTTCGATACACATTCCATGTGCAACTGTTTCGGTCACTACAATTCcataaattttattcgcgAAATTTTCCAGTCAACgataaaatatgtacatagaTATGTCGGGGTGGCGTTGAAGATAGGGTTGTGGGTGTTCGATGAGTCTTCATTGAAATTAGCCATCGCTGCGGTATAACAAAGATACGGTTTATTAACACAAGTATGGATAACACAAATTCGACAATCAACCACGGCGGTTAGGcgctcgcgacactagtgacaatggtctcaggttcgataacgaatccgcggtcaacgggatgatagatgaacgttcTCGCGAAATCTAAGTCTGAATAATTGCTGatcgtaaagacgttactctttagTCGGTGAGATCgcgagagagaatgactttcccgtcccgatgatgccacagaagAAAACTATAGTgaggtgtgtctaaggatacgagatcatcggattcgtcgagaaaagccttcgttcagaaagtaagggaaattggcgttgctgctaattgatcaatctccatatcggtggttagaaaaagatgctagccgcccttgaggAAAAGTTGCTAGTGGAAGGCGctgctcgttgaaaaataggtttcccctattttcccgtagttgggacaaagactgtttgtccgtttgaaggactttagtcagctaaatcttaagatttataacgggccctcgggctagccgaacatgtactgcgcagacgcatcgacatctggcaatcatcttactcgaagaatagggtctgtgTGTGGCGAGCTATGGGACAGAGACCGCTGGAACGTTTACTGtagagtgttacaactatttccttcttAAGGaaagctatagaattactccatgccTCTGCTAGAGAAAGCGTTCAtaccttgaccgcggctacgttgggcgacaaactgtcgcctcgagccaaagctcacaatcactaatctcgaacaattacaatcggattgaataaccacaattgtttaattacagctatagtagactctggattccaatgttgcgggattatccaaaattccagaggctccggtgttctttcatctccgacagaTATATCAAATCGATacacaaaattagtaaaaatcAATAATCACACAAATTTCTCGATACTGTGACACgctatatatattatttcttcgAGATACTTTCTATTTGTCTCTATGATTTATCGTACATGCTTTTCTGTAAGATACGTGTCGTAATTGTAATCGTTGagattatttcatttttgacACGGAGGATCGTGAATAGGGCATTTCAAGCGGAGTTGGTTTAGATGACAATCCATTTTCTTAATCTTCTCGCAGAGATCGGCTTCTTTGATGCAACAAGCTTGCTGTTCGAATTCTCTTCTCAAAGAGCACACCTTTCGTTGTTTGTCATTCTTCGTTTCGATTTTTCGTCGGGAACCTGTTTCGTACGCTTCGTCTATGGAACTTGCTAAGCGCATCTGGTTTAGTTTGCGAATGCTCTTCTCATGCTCCTCGTATGGTTCACctaaatttacaatttcaatttcgtttaattCGCATTTAATCGGAGTAATCATCAGAACTTAATTTTCCATCTAGAATTCGTCAAGCTCTTACTTCTATATATTGGCACGGCTCCCGCTTCCAGATTTTTCCGTATTTCGTGAATCTCTTTCTCGCATCTTTCATAGTACGTTCCACGTAAGATCAACGTTGGTTTCCTATCAATTTCACAATCCTCACATTTCCTCTTTAGCTTCGTCTTCTTATCGCGCATGTAGCGTTTATATTCCAAGCATCTCAGCATCTCCTCGATCAAAGTGAACCGCGTGCTGTCGATTCTGGTGAACACACCTGGCCGTTGCTTCGTTCTCAGCAAATGATGTAACTGTAGCGAGGAAAACGAGACAACGACGATAACGAGACAATGTGTTTTTCTTGTAATTCACCTTGAAAAGGATGAACAGTATCCACTGCATGGACTCGCGTTCGATTATCGTCTGCACGCATTCTATCTCTTCCTGTTTGAACCTATCGCACGAGAAAAGAAATACACGTGCATCATCTGTCAAACAACGTTGCCTATTTCTCGCGAGACTATCACATTTCGattatttcatacaaaatGAGTCGAATGAgattattgggttggcaactaagtgattgcggattttgtcattgccGCCTAATGAtaccacttagttgccaacacaatatacagggtggttggtacgtacaggggtgattctacgtgaaaaaagaagtcaaaaatatagaaaaaaatttttcgttcgaggctttgttttcgagaaaatcgactttgaattttcgctcggtacgcgtgcactttatcacgtctcgttataacgaatctcactgtagatcgttgtctcgatggaaaaattaaaaaacaaaaatttttattctatattttcgacttcttttttcgcgtggaatcaccccctttcagcttgtaccaccagttaccaacaaCCCTGTATATTACTATGAGAAATTGCGGAGTACATAGGAATGTGACAGGATTTTAAACAAATTGAAAGATACCAAACCTCTTCATGTTCTTCACGGTTTCCTCGTTCTTCGTATAGACTTCGTTCAACCATCGTCGCATTTTCTCTATGTCAAGGACGGTTTTCCTGATCCAATAACCACGCCAGAACGCTTGGATCCTCGTGGCCATCTCGTTATAGTAATCCTGCCACATTTGATGGACACGATGCACCAGATATCGATCGACCATGATCCTGGTACGATAACCACGCCAATAACGTTGAATGCTGACTGCGCTCTGGTGCAGCAATCGGAAATGTTTTCGGCTGAGGATGCCGCGGATCCAGGCCTGCACTGCCGAGTCGAAATCCAATtcaaacgttgtaacgtcagaAGAACGGTATCCTAATCGAATTTTTCGAAATGAAGAACGGAGAACGAATAGTGTGTATTTAAAGAGAAAAATCTGTACTTCAGCGTCGTTATAATTTTCGCTCGAATTCATATGTACTTGTACCATTGCTTCTCCTCTATTTTTCATGACTATCGACATTAATACGAGAATTATTCACGGATCTCGCACGATAATTTACCAAGTAATAATATCGGTAAATCGACGAAAGTCTCGTGTTATGGACAATAAGTTTCTCTTTTGCAGCTTCAGAATTTTCCATCAGAACTTATATAATTCGTAAAATCCACTTGTcaaattttctttgtttcattATCGAATTTATCGATATTATAAAAGGCAGTTTGTCGACGTTGACGATTaataatttggaaaattttgcTAACAATGTTAAACTACGCAAGCGTGGCCAGATACGAATCTCAGATCATTGTCAATATCGTTAGTTGAAATAacgaaaaaagtaaaagaagaaCTCGTTGATGACTTGTTGGATCGATATGTCGTGATCTTGACCTTAAGCAATCGATATCTTAACGCACAGTTACAATTACGACACACGAGGCTTTATTATTAGCGCTATTCGCAGCCAGATTGGATAAGAGCGATAACTCGCGTACAAGTTGTGGTTATCGAGCCTGAGGTTATCTTTCCGCGCGTACCACAGAATCTTCATCAAGAGATCGTAAAAAAACCTGAAAACCTTTTTTACGGAAGCTCACAGAAATTATCTTCGAACAAGAGTCATTAACCTGTATCCTGCGTGCAGCGATGAAATACAAATGCCTGGTCGCTTCCGCGAGTGTGTCTCTGCGTTTGACTTCCTTTTCGAACTCGATGGGATCCACCGTAAGTTCCGCCACGGATGCCATCGAGAAGGATTATTTCGACGCGTAAGTATGTTTTTATCAATGGGAATTCGTAAATGATTCGGTAAATTGTCGGTGCGAACTTCGCTACATGCTTCAAACCATCGATCGTCGAATGTACGTTGCGCGAAGCAGTCGGTGAATCGGTGGATTTCAAGAATTTCTGTTTATCGAGTCCACTTATCTgaacatgaatttttattatgcgAACATAGGTAGAAGGGAGAATCAGTGAACTTTTATTACACCAAGTGTTTGTCTTCAACTGGATTCAGATAAACGAGTTGCTCACAAGCTATGCCGATCAACTTCAAAATAGAAGGACAAATAAAAGTGATGACGTtaggtttattatttttcaaaatctaCATCGCTATCCTATTAACTGTTTATATTAGCTTGGCAATTAAGTAATTGCGGATTtggtcaataccacctaatgacaaataTCAATACCATTCTTTTCGGGATAAACGAACTTATGGAAGTATCGTAAAATCCTTTGCTTCTTACAACCGTGCATCGATCCTGTACCTAGgtaatgaaattgaaaaatctgCAAAAGACAGAGCCGATGGGTGTAGCTTTTGACAGGCTCGAATGCGGTTTTCTATTATCCAGATTCAAATCGAATGAAAATGCGCGGGACCGAAGATTTTTCGTGCACGCGTATTTGTATcaacataaaaagaaaaaagaaacaatgaGTCATTAATGCAGTCCACAAATTGTAACGAATCGTTTGTAAAGCTAAAGGGTTGTTGATTCACGAAAAGATATATTTGACAAGGTCAGAAGTGACTAATACATTGTTTTTTCGTAAGTACATTTCACACATCGGTGCGATGTTTCTTAGGAACAATTTCAAAGTTAATGAGCAAGGCTGATCAGAGAATACAATAGGAACACAAGGAGAGATGTGACAAAAAATATCAGCATGGTCGCAAGCGCTGTCATAACGAtgcccttctttcttctggATGTTCTTGTCAACACGTGAAAGTCATTTCGAGCCTATAAAATCACACAGTgagtattaataaaatgaaaagaatgCAACTTGAAGAATATTCCTCGATAGCGTACGTGTAtgacgaataaaatataaaagaaaatacgcGAGAGggttttaattataaaatacaattagcAAAGTGAAAAAGTAACGAACGAAGCGGCACATGTTTAACGTGTCTGCGCGTTGTTAATCGTCGCTCGATATTCCAGTAATTAACTGTATCGTTTCAACgcgtataaataaaagagcgTAATCACGACACGCACAACCCTCGGGGAAA
Encoded proteins:
- the LOC126867278 gene encoding vitellogenin-like: MSTAFNMWLPLTVLLLAGIVSADYDHGWHADNEYTYLVRSRTLTSLGELSDQHTGILMKALLTIQVKDPQMLTAKVSHAQYARILKSLPEGWDTEISDQMLELRDMPFSGKPFSIKLKHGVIRDIIVDRTIPTWEVNILKSIVSQLQLDTLGENVIRTMEMQIPTDQEPYGMFRVMEDSVGGKCEVLYDITPLSEQIVHMQPELVPMPKLKGDGRYIDIRKSKNFDKCDQRVNYQFGITGNKQWEAGSNKNGKFFSQSATSRIVISGTLKDYTIQSAVTTNIMHVSPRFYDQGHGLVASRMNVTLANVKKITSPLPKPSTPESTGNLVYTYSNPHSDMEERRTGKVVEDSDKMMVSDSVSSISSSEEATKGQNLRSLSSDSSSSSSSISSSEEDHYWQPKPTMEDAPQNPLSPLYIGYRGKFIGKSNEVDVVAKSKELISQMANEMEDPNNMYKNEVLEKFTILCHLLRTMNKEQMLQVDKDVRISPQELKSMGKTVGPKQNAWTILKSAIAQTGTGPAFLVIKYWIEMKEVDSNRAADLLTKLPKTARAPTAEYIKEFFKLATGERVKNDLAISGPAIIAFSELVYNAQVNGRRMHNQYPVHTYGRLTSKHDQAVTEYYIPYLEKELTKAVESGQSTVIQTYIMALGNIGHPKILPVFEPYLEGKVQMTVFQRTLMVSALAKLAEGFPKLARSILYKIYLNTMEDHQVRCTAVFILMKTNPPLTMLQRMAEFTKVDKNKQVNSAVKSTLESLADLKDPEYQTLVKKARAAKRLLSPSDYSYHYSHGYVTESMTDGGNIISHMFLKYIGSDDSLIPSAIYYGVYSSYGDFKFPPFEVVTMVSSIKSILELKTNPKEREGIVLAAEKIAEQLHIIPDESVPLEGNLMWNGKYGAKFFPFDKTSLTLFHELLLMYLKGEREGKLVNRLGSYDITYGFPTETGLPFVYSFELPLLLKITGDMNNEVKLPKTIKAKTDFRILYAMKIQGRIGFVTPFEHRQYIAGVDLDFNIHLPMKLLLDVDLPKGSFEVKIWPLKGEEKARLLHYSVVPYVASHNILDLQPLLTERTTQTLIPDVIHFDTTPDSYLVKMDMEVDKSYNYDDWLNMDINDLFDIVMTPWTLDNDNYRKVDILLNLKREQVAPFVFKISYDYMEMAPNAEDAKLWTPKATATVPSDTKPDSEVRRKQWMDEAAKGIKLAKSQVIDIAVEIPLTSEESIGNVITVATANSEVEKKARTLVYWSLETLFEVCATSQTKVTPDNAVFYDQVAQMKPKVEFNADLLIGRYCSTGHQLNMDGEATQSKELRERIKNLPLIKICEKQMQQGNKILRACQNAAAISMLLDQISISVDFQSPSITTYITKALTTVINNDYLDDYADIRTELMDPKMTGKKKIDIIANLTNDLEKANLLISTPTMNIYVNDLDLSAFEISTEDVLMAADEDMDIQNLLYNEDESACILDKTRAQTFDSREYPLRLGNCWHVVMTTYPRANPDNPDERMRMHKLDSASILIRDMENGQREIKVLLGDKEIKFVPTSTLPKVFVNEQLVKISKDMSWQEKEDDEVLFEIFEIGDHSIGLVSDEYELNIVYDGKRLMIKAGDKFRKAIRGLCGNYDGKPINDFTAPRSCILRKPELFIASYALTKNRCEGESFENSKLLPNSECVYEDRNHLSNVISDMESGRRDTEESNWGYHTNVKSKQCTILKTHMTETDNTICFTIRQVPFCAPGCGATETKSKDYQYHCMKRNATALALKARIEKGAKPDLSQKSVTLNAPINVPLACKA